One genomic segment of Natrononativus amylolyticus includes these proteins:
- a CDS encoding DUF5806 family protein, with amino-acid sequence MDDDGASEGLEADAGETNDDRSSPPAETTAESETPDESVDGEGTEPSDESPMPGVPDPEAAENEVPDDVQKYARFQKMDGAQYERVNEFLRDRTYITAREWAIARLCSDFRTETGVEMTKIGENLPELVPFMTDTYSPQAVNQARSSFENKVRMSGATFLYGAMCDFFTAEELDDVMYEATEVAKFLLEVEGVDLSVEDELEAEERISTVMREVREASKELRAEDD; translated from the coding sequence ATGGACGACGACGGAGCGAGCGAGGGCCTCGAGGCTGACGCCGGTGAGACGAACGACGACCGCTCGAGTCCGCCCGCGGAAACGACGGCGGAATCCGAGACGCCGGACGAGTCGGTCGACGGCGAGGGAACGGAACCGTCGGACGAGAGTCCGATGCCCGGCGTTCCCGATCCCGAGGCGGCCGAAAACGAGGTGCCTGACGACGTCCAGAAGTACGCCCGTTTCCAGAAGATGGACGGCGCCCAGTACGAGCGGGTCAACGAGTTCCTGCGGGACCGGACGTACATCACGGCCCGCGAGTGGGCCATCGCGCGCCTCTGTTCTGACTTCCGGACCGAAACCGGCGTCGAGATGACCAAGATCGGCGAGAACCTCCCGGAACTGGTGCCGTTCATGACCGACACCTACTCCCCGCAGGCGGTCAACCAGGCCCGCTCGTCGTTCGAGAACAAGGTGCGGATGTCCGGCGCCACGTTCCTCTACGGCGCGATGTGTGACTTCTTCACCGCCGAGGAGCTCGACGACGTGATGTACGAGGCGACCGAGGTCGCGAAGTTCCTCCTCGAGGTCGAGGGCGTCGACCTCTCGGTGGAGGACGAACTCGAGGCAGAAGAGCGGATCTCGACGGTGATGCGCGAGGTCCGCGAGGCGAGCAAGGAGCTGCGGGCGGAGGACGACTGA
- a CDS encoding DUF7529 family protein: MSDDSGSATPGVKLWEDLLADTDAIAEEYREAGWEVVVVQPGDVSPVQKDERFGFSVLVPDSEYDTVEAIVEREDVTFDAAEIYHRPMGNTTFALAVELDTDSETAVLVPLAYGLQEMKPVFETALEEGELRIHVRPLSIDTWVSFAHDDPSLFVDEERLADLEANAPETRLSELLEERDEGGDEE, encoded by the coding sequence ATGAGCGACGACTCGGGGTCGGCAACGCCGGGAGTGAAACTCTGGGAGGACCTGCTCGCGGACACCGACGCGATCGCCGAGGAGTACCGCGAGGCCGGCTGGGAGGTCGTCGTCGTCCAGCCGGGCGACGTCTCGCCGGTCCAGAAGGACGAGCGGTTCGGGTTCAGCGTCCTGGTTCCGGACAGCGAGTACGACACCGTCGAGGCGATCGTCGAGCGCGAGGACGTCACGTTCGACGCGGCCGAGATCTACCACCGGCCGATGGGGAACACCACGTTCGCGCTGGCGGTCGAACTCGACACCGACTCCGAGACGGCAGTGCTCGTCCCGCTGGCCTACGGCCTTCAGGAGATGAAACCGGTGTTCGAGACGGCACTCGAGGAGGGCGAACTCCGGATCCACGTCCGCCCGCTGTCGATCGACACCTGGGTGTCGTTCGCCCACGACGACCCGTCGCTGTTCGTCGACGAGGAACGCCTGGCCGACCTCGAGGCGAACGCGCCCGAGACGCGGCTGTCGGAGCTGCTCGAGGAACGCGACGAAGGCGGCGACGAGGAGTAG
- a CDS encoding lipoyl protein ligase domain-containing protein, with product MRVFRGRAATIEDDRAASGRLLETTAETGEPAVRVWTPHRQVAFGRRDSRLEGYDRARAAADEAGFPPVERSVGGRAVAYDGETTLAFARTEPVADFRRGTDGRYDRLTADVAAALRDLGVEPEPGEPADSFCPGAHSLSASVDGAPAKLVGIAQRVTTEAALVSGILVADNRSALAGVLEPVYDALDVPFDPTTVGSVAAAGGSAGPVRVCETLEAALVGDRSPTVERIGG from the coding sequence ATGCGCGTGTTCCGCGGGCGGGCGGCCACGATCGAGGACGACCGGGCCGCCAGCGGGCGGCTGCTCGAGACGACGGCGGAGACGGGCGAGCCCGCGGTGCGGGTGTGGACGCCCCACCGCCAGGTCGCCTTCGGCCGCCGGGACTCCCGCCTCGAGGGGTACGACCGGGCGCGAGCGGCCGCCGACGAGGCGGGCTTTCCGCCCGTCGAGCGCAGCGTCGGCGGTCGGGCGGTCGCCTACGACGGGGAGACGACCCTCGCGTTCGCCCGCACGGAGCCGGTCGCGGACTTCCGCCGGGGGACCGACGGGCGATACGACCGGCTGACCGCGGACGTCGCCGCCGCGCTCCGTGATCTGGGCGTCGAGCCCGAGCCCGGCGAACCCGCCGACTCGTTCTGTCCGGGCGCACACTCGCTGTCCGCGTCCGTCGACGGCGCGCCCGCGAAGCTCGTGGGCATCGCCCAGCGCGTGACGACCGAGGCCGCGCTCGTCTCGGGTATCCTCGTCGCCGACAACCGGTCGGCGCTCGCGGGCGTCCTCGAGCCCGTCTACGACGCCCTCGACGTGCCGTTCGACCCGACGACCGTCGGGAGCGTCGCTGCCGCCGGCGGTTCCGCAGGTCCCGTCCGGGTGTGTGAGACGCTCGAGGCGGCGCTCGTCGGCGACCGGTCGCCGACGGTCGAACGAATCGGGGGATGA
- a CDS encoding helix-turn-helix domain-containing protein, whose product MVAILRFNVPISESALGRALQSHAGTSVELESLVPSGTASVPFFWVYARDPDAVADSLREVSSIRAASVVETVGDATLLALEWDVDGDRLFRAITDCDGSILRAVCQDDRWEITIRFPEHEQLSAFKRSCEDAGLSPVVDQIYHHTDHAADPRFGLTDHQRAALTLAVERGYYDIPRRCTTADLAEELGISAQAVTERLRRAIANITEHTLLSSRSSVKL is encoded by the coding sequence ATGGTCGCCATTCTCAGGTTCAACGTCCCGATCTCGGAGTCGGCGTTAGGGCGGGCGCTGCAGTCACACGCTGGCACGAGCGTCGAACTCGAGTCGCTGGTTCCCAGCGGGACGGCCTCGGTGCCGTTCTTCTGGGTGTACGCGCGCGACCCCGACGCGGTCGCCGACTCGCTTCGAGAGGTGTCGTCGATCAGGGCCGCGAGCGTCGTCGAGACTGTCGGCGACGCGACCCTGCTCGCCCTCGAGTGGGACGTCGACGGCGACCGGCTGTTTCGCGCGATCACCGACTGCGACGGCTCGATCCTGCGGGCGGTCTGTCAGGACGACCGCTGGGAGATCACCATCAGGTTCCCCGAACACGAGCAGCTCTCGGCGTTCAAACGCAGCTGCGAGGACGCCGGTCTCAGCCCCGTCGTCGACCAGATCTACCACCACACCGACCACGCCGCCGACCCGCGGTTCGGGCTGACGGACCACCAGCGAGCGGCGCTGACTCTCGCGGTCGAACGCGGCTACTACGATATCCCGCGGCGGTGTACGACTGCCGACCTGGCCGAGGAGCTCGGGATCTCGGCGCAGGCGGTGACCGAACGGCTCCGTCGGGCGATCGCGAACATCACCGAACACACGTTGCTGTCCTCGAGATCGTCGGTCAAACTGTAA
- a CDS encoding S9 family peptidase → MSDAVPLEELASLPSFHHPAASPTGEYVAVYYDVTGRNELHLIDVETGEMSQLSDGDVPRNARWPFRWAPDGETIYFHADDAGDEQNDVFAISLEGDVEPVIEREGQTILQDVSEDGRWLLFGNDGGDQMNLYRYDRHEGVVEQLTEYDKPAGGGSFSPDGERIAYTANETDDLENADVYVMDADGSNRRNLEIGDVGAEAAAADWSPDGSALLIGDNSEDRNRVGIYDLESGDLEWVSSGEYVESPVGFLPEGDELLVRRFRNAAVVPVVYGRSDGSSGRSAGDASGDGWTTREFDLPEGVANVPGHGTVVGDEREVIVTQETPTQRPTLLHYEVESGESTALLEPEYGDIDPDSFVEGEYFRFASHDGREIGAILYDSGERPSPAVVNPHGGPASLDLLDFGYRTQYLLAQGYSVLQVNYRGSVGRGREFKNLLIEDWGGGEQDDIAAGTRWLADREWIDEDRIAVFGGSYGGYSAYWQLVAYPELYAAGVAWIGVTDLEAMYDESMPHYRVGLLEKYLGTPEENPDLYRERSPVTHAENLEAPLLMVHGVNDSRVPLSQAEIFRDRLEELGYEEGQDYEYEELGAEGHGSTDVDQKIRSLRLVGEFLERRL, encoded by the coding sequence ATGTCAGACGCCGTGCCACTCGAGGAACTCGCAAGCCTCCCGAGCTTTCACCACCCGGCCGCCTCGCCGACGGGCGAGTACGTCGCGGTCTACTACGACGTCACCGGCCGCAACGAGCTCCACCTGATCGACGTCGAGACCGGCGAGATGAGCCAGCTTTCGGACGGCGACGTGCCCCGAAACGCCCGCTGGCCGTTCCGGTGGGCGCCGGACGGCGAAACCATCTACTTCCACGCGGACGACGCCGGCGACGAGCAGAACGACGTGTTCGCGATCTCCCTCGAGGGCGACGTCGAGCCGGTGATCGAACGGGAGGGCCAGACGATCCTGCAGGACGTCAGCGAGGACGGCCGCTGGCTGCTGTTCGGCAACGACGGCGGCGACCAGATGAACCTCTACCGCTACGACCGCCACGAGGGGGTCGTCGAGCAGCTCACCGAGTACGACAAACCTGCCGGCGGCGGCTCGTTCAGCCCCGACGGCGAGCGGATCGCCTACACCGCCAACGAGACCGACGACCTCGAGAACGCCGACGTCTACGTGATGGACGCCGACGGATCGAACCGGCGGAATCTCGAGATCGGCGACGTCGGCGCGGAGGCCGCCGCCGCGGACTGGTCGCCCGACGGTTCCGCGCTGCTGATCGGGGACAACAGCGAAGACAGGAACCGCGTCGGGATCTACGACCTCGAGAGCGGCGACCTCGAGTGGGTGAGCTCCGGCGAGTACGTCGAGAGCCCGGTCGGGTTCCTCCCCGAGGGCGACGAACTGTTGGTCCGGCGGTTCCGAAACGCCGCCGTGGTTCCGGTGGTTTACGGCCGGTCGGATGGGAGTAGTGGAAGGAGCGCGGGCGACGCGAGCGGTGACGGCTGGACGACCCGCGAGTTCGACCTGCCCGAGGGCGTCGCGAACGTCCCCGGCCACGGCACGGTCGTCGGCGACGAGCGCGAGGTGATCGTCACCCAGGAGACGCCCACCCAGCGACCGACGCTGCTCCACTACGAGGTGGAGTCGGGCGAGTCGACGGCGCTGCTCGAGCCCGAGTACGGCGACATCGACCCCGACAGCTTCGTCGAGGGCGAGTACTTCCGCTTCGCGAGCCACGACGGCCGGGAGATCGGCGCCATCCTCTACGACTCCGGCGAGCGCCCCTCGCCGGCGGTCGTCAACCCCCACGGCGGACCGGCGTCGCTCGACCTGCTCGATTTCGGCTACCGCACGCAGTACCTCCTCGCGCAGGGGTACTCCGTCCTGCAGGTGAACTACCGGGGCTCCGTCGGCCGCGGCCGGGAGTTCAAGAACCTCCTCATCGAGGACTGGGGCGGCGGCGAGCAGGACGACATCGCCGCGGGAACCCGCTGGCTCGCCGACCGGGAGTGGATCGACGAGGACCGGATCGCCGTCTTCGGCGGCTCTTACGGCGGCTACAGCGCCTACTGGCAGCTGGTCGCCTACCCCGAACTGTACGCCGCCGGCGTCGCCTGGATCGGCGTCACCGACCTCGAGGCGATGTACGACGAATCGATGCCCCACTACCGCGTGGGCCTCCTCGAGAAGTACCTGGGCACCCCCGAGGAGAACCCCGACCTCTACCGCGAGCGCAGTCCGGTCACCCACGCCGAGAACCTCGAGGCGCCCCTGTTGATGGTCCACGGCGTCAACGACTCGCGGGTGCCGCTGTCGCAGGCGGAGATTTTCCGGGATCGGCTCGAGGAGTTGGGGTACGAGGAAGGCCAGGACTACGAGTACGAGGAACTCGGCGCGGAGGGCCACGGCTCGACCGACGTCGATCAGAAGATCCGGTCGCTTCGGCTCGTGGGTGAGTTCCTCGAGCGGCGGCTGTAG
- a CDS encoding DUF4385 family protein, whose product MSDDGPEHETNFREHPGRYEIGRGEEGVFKVEPYKSELLPLWSYSDEESAREAAEAIYERYESYRENDEFPGMDMARKYLQMGYTRAMRYAKYPGGRKYEEGSEREPQRWADEDKREAALVFEAYWERVREDEAYRSATERHRERHG is encoded by the coding sequence ATGAGTGACGACGGCCCGGAGCACGAGACGAACTTCCGCGAACACCCCGGCCGGTACGAAATCGGCCGCGGCGAAGAAGGCGTCTTCAAGGTCGAGCCGTACAAGAGCGAACTGCTCCCGCTGTGGTCGTACAGCGACGAGGAGTCGGCCCGGGAGGCCGCCGAAGCGATCTACGAGCGTTACGAGAGCTACCGCGAGAACGACGAGTTTCCGGGAATGGATATGGCCCGCAAGTACCTCCAGATGGGGTACACGCGGGCGATGCGCTACGCGAAGTATCCGGGCGGACGGAAATACGAAGAGGGGTCCGAGCGGGAGCCACAGCGGTGGGCCGACGAGGACAAGCGCGAGGCGGCCCTCGTTTTCGAGGCGTACTGGGAGCGCGTCCGCGAGGACGAGGCCTACCGGAGCGCGACGGAGCGCCACCGCGAGCGTCACGGCTGA
- a CDS encoding PaaI family thioesterase yields the protein MTAEDEFEAHRTLLQGYIDENHEFLSWLGTTVDHVGQGTMTMSIPYDDKLTNTRPNGDGRRPDIHGGVAATLVDTVGGLALRTEFDEPTSGGVATINLNVNYLRPATGDLRATADVVRAGSSVGVSEITVETTTLDGEIVKVATGQGAYRLFRVE from the coding sequence ATGACCGCGGAAGACGAGTTCGAAGCCCACCGCACCCTCTTGCAGGGGTACATCGACGAGAACCACGAGTTCCTCTCCTGGCTCGGGACGACCGTCGACCACGTGGGGCAGGGGACGATGACGATGTCGATCCCCTACGACGACAAGCTGACGAACACCCGTCCGAACGGCGACGGGCGGCGGCCGGACATCCACGGCGGCGTCGCCGCCACGCTCGTCGACACCGTCGGCGGACTCGCACTGCGAACGGAGTTCGACGAGCCGACCAGCGGCGGGGTCGCTACGATCAATTTGAACGTGAACTACCTCCGTCCGGCGACCGGCGACCTCCGTGCGACCGCTGACGTGGTGCGGGCGGGCTCGAGCGTCGGCGTCAGCGAGATCACCGTCGAGACGACGACTCTCGACGGCGAAATCGTGAAGGTGGCGACGGGCCAGGGGGCCTACCGGCTGTTTCGCGTCGAGTGA
- a CDS encoding VOC family protein translates to MTDSDETAETEGGTADGSGDDRPRLVGMNHVALEVGDIEEALEFYESLFAFELRGRGESSAFLDIGDQFLALSAVDDPDGPDEKRHFGLVVDDLEAAKRRFEEQGVDRLDTGGTDIRDPWGNRLQLVEYGQVQFTKADHVLGGMGLALEKSDGALEELAEKGMKPE, encoded by the coding sequence ATGACCGACAGCGACGAGACAGCAGAGACCGAGGGAGGAACGGCTGACGGAAGCGGCGACGACCGGCCGCGGCTGGTCGGAATGAACCACGTCGCCCTCGAGGTGGGCGACATCGAGGAGGCCCTCGAGTTCTACGAGTCGCTGTTCGCGTTCGAACTGCGCGGCCGCGGGGAGTCGAGCGCCTTCCTCGACATTGGCGATCAGTTCCTCGCGCTCTCGGCGGTCGACGACCCCGACGGCCCCGACGAGAAGCGCCACTTCGGGCTCGTCGTCGACGACCTCGAGGCCGCAAAACGGCGGTTCGAGGAGCAAGGCGTCGACCGCCTCGACACCGGCGGAACGGACATCCGCGACCCGTGGGGCAATCGCCTCCAGCTGGTCGAGTACGGCCAGGTCCAGTTCACGAAAGCGGACCACGTCCTCGGGGGGATGGGTCTCGCTCTCGAGAAGAGCGACGGGGCGCTCGAGGAACTCGCGGAGAAGGGAATGAAACCGGAGTGA
- a CDS encoding SDR family oxidoreductase: protein MTDPNVAVVTAAGSGIGAACARRLADDGYTPVLLSRSGGAVEVANELGGDGFEGSVTDPDDLAALVETTYERYGRIDAVVNNTGHPPAGDLLEISDEEWHEGLDLVLLNAVRMARLVTPIMEEQGHGSIVNISTFSAFEPSSEFPVSSVLRAGLGSFTKLYADRYAGAGIRMNTVQPGFVDSYDVDEGTRERIPMGRPARTGEIADAVAYLLSPASSYLTGQNIRVDGGLTASV from the coding sequence ATGACTGACCCGAACGTCGCGGTCGTGACGGCGGCTGGAAGCGGCATCGGAGCGGCCTGTGCCCGACGGTTGGCCGATGACGGATACACGCCGGTGCTGTTGTCCCGGTCGGGTGGCGCCGTCGAGGTCGCGAACGAACTCGGCGGGGACGGGTTCGAGGGCTCGGTGACAGATCCCGACGACCTGGCAGCCCTCGTCGAGACGACGTACGAACGCTACGGGCGCATCGACGCGGTGGTGAACAACACGGGCCACCCGCCCGCGGGCGACCTCCTCGAGATTTCGGACGAGGAGTGGCACGAGGGACTGGACCTCGTGCTGTTGAACGCCGTCCGGATGGCCCGGCTCGTCACCCCCATCATGGAAGAACAGGGTCACGGGTCGATCGTGAACATCTCCACGTTCTCGGCGTTCGAACCCTCGAGCGAGTTTCCCGTCTCCTCGGTGCTCCGGGCCGGACTCGGGAGTTTCACCAAACTCTACGCCGACCGGTACGCGGGGGCCGGAATCCGAATGAACACCGTGCAACCGGGGTTCGTCGACAGTTACGACGTCGACGAGGGGACGAGGGAGCGAATCCCGATGGGACGGCCGGCACGGACCGGGGAGATCGCGGATGCGGTCGCGTACCTCCTCTCGCCCGCCTCGAGTTACCTCACCGGACAGAACATCCGCGTCGACGGCGGTCTGACGGCGTCCGTGTAG
- a CDS encoding cysteine hydrolase family protein encodes MGATQLDPDTTAVVVVDMQNGFCHPDGSLYAPGSEAVIDPIVSLVGRARGAGVQIVYTRDVHPPEQFEDAHYYDEFERWGEHVLEGSWEADLVEDLDVRDEDLIVEKHTYDAFYNTELEGWLRARGIRNLVLCGTLANVCVLHTAGSAGLRDFRPLLVEDCIGAIEDDHHEYAVEHAGWLFGDVIESRELEFA; translated from the coding sequence ATGGGAGCGACACAGCTCGATCCGGACACCACCGCGGTCGTCGTCGTCGACATGCAAAACGGCTTCTGTCACCCTGACGGCTCGCTGTACGCCCCCGGCAGCGAGGCCGTCATCGACCCGATCGTCAGCCTCGTCGGTCGCGCTCGAGGCGCCGGGGTACAGATCGTCTACACCCGCGACGTCCACCCGCCCGAGCAGTTCGAGGACGCCCACTACTACGACGAGTTCGAGCGGTGGGGCGAGCACGTCCTCGAGGGCTCCTGGGAGGCCGACCTGGTCGAGGACCTCGACGTGCGCGACGAGGACCTGATCGTCGAGAAACACACCTACGACGCCTTCTACAACACCGAACTCGAGGGCTGGCTCCGAGCGCGGGGCATCAGGAACCTCGTGCTCTGTGGCACCCTCGCGAACGTCTGCGTGCTCCACACCGCCGGCAGCGCCGGGCTGCGGGACTTCCGCCCGCTGCTGGTCGAAGACTGTATCGGCGCCATCGAGGACGACCACCACGAGTACGCCGTAGAGCACGCGGGGTGGCTGTTCGGCGACGTGATCGAGAGTCGGGAGCTCGAGTTCGCCTGA
- a CDS encoding Hvo_1808 family surface protein has translation METSPGRVLFLSVILCLAGATVAIALVSPALAGDDADLVEACAVTPPEDHAAPAEGNETIGWFDGYWYDEPLNIDASDGITEDELEALSARTAARFEAMRCLAFEELPPVEIIDRETFAEQNEAQYAAVDDRTRLYDNAQFEALLLIGSDEDAVDVRQEDRSATVGGYYNFQEGEIVVVSDDPDTLLIDEAILAHELGHALQDQHFDLAGYQRDTQDLDNGKLGVIEGDVHRIEHRYLEYCAEDRWSEPCITEGDPTAEEPQDDAGEPPSWGLYFMQFQPYSDGPAFVDHVYESGGWDAVDALYDEMPTSSLHTISPETYGEVDPEALTVDDESSDDWERLNAGGPDHQVIGQAGLSAILMDPAYDGNPIVNPEAFLNTDETGELDPTNPLNYDLEETAGWRGDRLYVYHDEEDRTASVWKLAWTDAEEAERFAGAYEDLIDHRGGTAVDAANRTYEFGEDSAFDTAVTIAQDGDRLWIVTAPSVDELEAVHGTEALEESAADNAADDAVDDADDAADETPGFGAVTALVATLAVAVAVVRRLNG, from the coding sequence ATGGAAACCTCTCCGGGACGTGTCCTGTTTCTCTCGGTGATACTCTGTCTCGCCGGCGCAACCGTAGCGATAGCCCTCGTGAGCCCGGCGCTCGCCGGAGACGACGCGGACCTCGTCGAAGCCTGTGCGGTGACGCCCCCCGAAGACCACGCCGCCCCCGCCGAGGGCAACGAGACGATCGGCTGGTTCGACGGCTACTGGTACGACGAACCCCTGAACATCGACGCCAGCGACGGGATCACCGAGGACGAGCTCGAGGCGCTCAGCGCCCGCACCGCGGCCCGGTTCGAGGCGATGCGCTGTCTGGCCTTCGAGGAGCTCCCGCCCGTCGAGATCATCGACCGCGAGACGTTCGCCGAGCAGAACGAAGCGCAGTACGCGGCCGTCGACGACCGGACGCGGCTGTACGACAACGCCCAGTTCGAGGCGCTGTTGCTGATCGGCAGCGACGAGGACGCGGTCGACGTTCGGCAGGAAGACCGAAGCGCGACCGTCGGCGGCTACTACAACTTCCAGGAGGGGGAGATCGTCGTCGTCTCCGACGACCCCGACACCTTGCTGATCGACGAGGCGATACTGGCCCACGAGCTCGGCCACGCCCTCCAGGACCAGCACTTCGACCTGGCGGGCTACCAGCGCGATACCCAGGATCTCGACAACGGCAAACTGGGCGTCATCGAGGGCGACGTGCATCGTATCGAACACCGATACCTCGAGTACTGCGCCGAGGACCGCTGGAGCGAGCCGTGTATCACGGAGGGCGATCCGACGGCCGAGGAGCCACAGGACGACGCCGGCGAGCCGCCCAGTTGGGGGCTGTACTTCATGCAGTTCCAGCCCTACAGCGACGGGCCGGCGTTCGTCGATCACGTCTACGAGTCGGGCGGCTGGGACGCCGTCGACGCGCTGTACGACGAGATGCCGACCTCCTCGCTGCACACGATTTCCCCCGAGACGTACGGCGAGGTCGACCCCGAGGCGCTCACCGTCGACGACGAGAGCAGCGACGACTGGGAGCGCCTGAACGCCGGCGGCCCGGACCACCAGGTGATCGGCCAGGCCGGCCTCTCGGCGATCCTCATGGATCCCGCTTACGACGGCAACCCGATCGTCAACCCCGAGGCGTTCCTGAACACCGACGAAACCGGCGAACTCGATCCGACGAACCCGCTCAACTACGACCTCGAGGAGACCGCGGGCTGGCGCGGCGACAGGCTCTACGTCTACCACGACGAGGAGGACCGGACCGCCTCCGTCTGGAAGCTCGCCTGGACCGACGCCGAGGAGGCCGAACGGTTCGCCGGCGCCTACGAGGACCTGATCGACCACCGCGGCGGCACGGCGGTCGACGCGGCGAACCGGACCTACGAGTTCGGCGAGGACAGCGCGTTCGACACGGCCGTCACGATCGCACAGGACGGCGACCGGCTGTGGATCGTCACCGCCCCGTCCGTCGACGAACTCGAGGCGGTCCACGGGACCGAGGCCCTCGAGGAGTCCGCGGCCGATAACGCGGCCGACGACGCGGTCGACGACGCCGACGACGCGGCGGACGAAACGCCGGGATTCGGCGCCGTCACCGCCCTGGTGGCGACGCTCGCGGTCGCCGTCGCGGTCGTCCGACGCCTGAACGGCTGA
- a CDS encoding Hvo_1808 family surface protein, with translation MTELRTLVLAVIVATALFAVPLSATGATTDAAAEPHGEPSPATTAPTDTTPLEPAVAQTTERDDPETNETVGYVEGYWYDDELDVDDGESAALSPSELEAVVYRSMARVEVIRELTFEEAVEVDVISREAFDEEVDELFGGEDDRLVRNVHAEALFMVDRETDALEEYEALYSGAVAGYYDPVTDEVVLVSDSPEEPEVDEVILGHELLHALQDQRFDLQRYEKGTQDQAHAKDGLIEGDAVLVERAYEERCGGEWSCVLPSAATTGPPSYNVGLFLTLFHPYSDGPVYVDHLRDEGGWDAVDDAYDEPPASSAEVIRPGDDREPAAIDHDDRSSDRWDPVDDGRERVGEAGMASMFMHQALESDEATLAAGDVYDDGLSTYDYDHELTDGWAGDELVVYATEENAIEESGYVWETEWLDEDHAEQFLAGYLELLEAHGAESVDDRADTYAIDGAFPGAYALEADGESVTIVRAPTVDELSEIRSDAGTAGEDSIDVDDDADDGVGSDDDGAGGAADRLPGFGPGVAVAAVLGLALLATRRS, from the coding sequence GTGACCGAACTACGGACGCTCGTCCTCGCCGTGATCGTCGCGACGGCGCTGTTCGCGGTGCCGCTCTCTGCGACCGGCGCGACAACGGACGCCGCGGCGGAACCGCACGGTGAGCCCTCCCCCGCCACCACGGCCCCGACCGACACGACGCCGCTCGAGCCGGCGGTTGCACAGACGACCGAGCGGGACGACCCCGAGACGAACGAGACGGTCGGCTACGTCGAGGGCTACTGGTACGACGACGAACTCGACGTCGACGACGGGGAGAGCGCCGCGCTCTCCCCGTCCGAACTCGAGGCGGTCGTCTACCGCTCGATGGCCCGCGTCGAGGTGATCCGCGAGCTCACCTTCGAGGAGGCCGTCGAGGTCGACGTCATCTCGCGGGAGGCGTTCGACGAGGAGGTCGACGAGCTGTTCGGCGGCGAGGACGACCGTCTCGTCCGGAACGTCCACGCCGAGGCGCTGTTCATGGTCGACAGGGAGACCGACGCGCTCGAGGAGTACGAGGCCCTCTACAGCGGCGCCGTCGCCGGCTACTACGATCCGGTGACCGACGAAGTCGTGCTCGTCTCCGACTCGCCCGAGGAACCCGAGGTCGACGAGGTGATCCTCGGCCACGAGCTGCTCCACGCCCTCCAGGACCAGCGCTTCGACCTCCAGCGCTACGAGAAGGGGACGCAGGATCAGGCGCACGCGAAAGACGGCCTGATCGAGGGCGACGCCGTTCTGGTCGAGCGGGCGTACGAGGAACGCTGCGGCGGGGAGTGGAGCTGCGTTCTCCCGAGTGCCGCCACGACCGGCCCGCCCTCGTACAACGTCGGCCTGTTTCTCACGCTGTTTCACCCCTACAGCGACGGGCCGGTGTACGTCGACCACCTCCGGGACGAGGGCGGCTGGGACGCCGTCGACGACGCCTACGACGAGCCGCCGGCGAGCAGCGCCGAGGTCATCCGCCCCGGCGACGACCGCGAGCCGGCGGCGATCGACCACGACGACCGCTCGAGCGACCGCTGGGACCCGGTCGACGACGGCCGCGAGCGCGTCGGCGAAGCCGGGATGGCCTCGATGTTCATGCACCAGGCCCTCGAGTCGGACGAGGCCACGCTCGCGGCTGGCGACGTCTACGACGACGGCCTCTCCACCTACGACTACGACCACGAGCTGACCGACGGCTGGGCGGGCGACGAACTCGTCGTCTACGCCACCGAGGAGAACGCGATCGAGGAGAGCGGCTACGTCTGGGAAACCGAGTGGCTCGACGAGGACCACGCCGAGCAGTTCCTCGCGGGCTACCTGGAACTGCTCGAGGCCCACGGCGCCGAGTCGGTCGACGACCGCGCGGACACCTACGCGATCGACGGGGCGTTCCCCGGCGCCTACGCCCTCGAGGCCGACGGCGAGTCGGTGACGATCGTCCGCGCGCCCACGGTCGACGAACTGTCCGAGATCCGCTCGGACGCCGGAACGGCAGGCGAGGACTCGATCGACGTCGACGACGATGCCGACGACGGAGTCGGGAGCGACGACGACGGGGCGGGCGGCGCGGCCGATCGCCTCCCCGGCTTCGGTCCCGGAGTCGCCGTCGCCGCCGTGCTCGGGCTGGCCCTGCTGGCGACCCGGCGTTCCTGA